A stretch of Cicer arietinum cultivar CDC Frontier isolate Library 1 chromosome 5, Cicar.CDCFrontier_v2.0, whole genome shotgun sequence DNA encodes these proteins:
- the LOC105852115 gene encoding uncharacterized protein, translated as MIYLSSDSICKADFNIQDQDLLYPTEFLNALKFSGLPSHILRLKNGEVVMLMRNLNQGVGLCNGTRMKITQLGKWFVEGEVLSGSIIGDKVLIPRISLSPSESNWPFILNRRQYPISLCFAMTINKSQGQSLQHVGLYLPKQVFTHGQLYVAISRVTNRNGLHILSNDDEKPNENKVLNIVYKEIL; from the coding sequence ATGATATATTTATCATCAGACTCAATTTGTAAGGCAGATTTCAATATTCAAGATCAAGATCTTCTTTACCCTACTGAGTTTTTGAATGCACTCAAATTTTCGGGTTTGCCATCACATATTTTAAGGCTTAAAAATGGAGAAGTAGTTATGTTAATGAGAAATTTGAATCAAGGAGTTGGGCTATGTAATGGTACAAGAATGAAAATTACACAACTTGGAAAATGGTTTGTGGAAGGAGAGGTGTTGAGTGGATCTATCATTGGAGATAAAGTTCTCATTCCAAGAATATCTTTGTCGCCTTCAGAATCCAATTGGCCTTTTATTCTTAATCGAAGACAGTATCCTATATCATTATGTTTTGCCATGAcaataaataaaagtcaagGACAATCGTTGCAGCACGTTGGATTATATTTGCCTAAACAAGTATTTACTCATGGACAATTGTATGTCGCCATCTCGAGAGTAACCAATCGAAATGGATTACATATTCTTAGTAACGACGATGAGAAGCCCAATGAAAACAAGGTCTTAAATATTGTGTACAAAGAGATTCTTTAG
- the LOC140920486 gene encoding uncharacterized protein, whose product MALQYPLLFPYGEDGYRIGISHRNPETGICYKRKTVTMRQYYSFRLQQRAGEAQTLLRSGRLFQQYMVDTYASIEEVRINWIRKNQKQLHAELYNGLRDAINQGNVMTNSVGRMTILPLSYTGGPRYRVQNYQDAMAICRYAGYPNLFLTFTCNPKWPEIQFFLEIVEGQKSDDRPDIISRVFSIKLWELINDIKRQQIFGKVTAVVYTIEFQKRGLPHAHILVFLHSEDKIQTPSKIDNTISAEIPDKDIDPITFSVVERFMIHGPCGILNKKSPCMVNGKCGKHYPKRFHDKTSIDEDGFPIYMRQNGGRYILKNGSQLDSRYVVPYNRHLLIKDDAHVNVELCNRSRAIKYLFKYINKGPDRVRVVISNVENFDNSSTSSMHFCDEIKEYLDCLLWESNSKLLSEDILYRKRRLLNFLDLHLEDYKGIAIPNSNLLHGLNSDQKAIHDFVLQSITLNFGKLFFVYGSGGTGKTYLWRTLLAKLRSEGKIALAIATSDIAELIMQTSLIIWDEAPMANKYCFEAVDRSLRDIMKGIKEDYGLKPFGGITIVLGGNFRQILPVVRKGDRHDMIQACIKNPYLWNSCEVHLIRQNMRLQSNELDSISKDAMQNFADWILDVGDGKQCSNIGESWISIEQNLMLPKSHDDFQSIVDAIYPN is encoded by the exons ATGGCACTACAATACCCATTATTATTTCCATATGGAGAAGATGGTTATAGGATTGGTATAAGTCATCGAAATCCAGAAACAGGGATTTGTTACAAGCGAAAAACAGTTACTATGAGACAATATTATTCTTTTCGCTTGCAACAACGAGCTGGAGAGGCACAAACATTGTTACGGAGTGGGCGTTTGTTCCAACAGTACATGGTGGATACTTATGCTTCGATCGAAGAAGTTAGAATCAATTGGATTAGAAAGAATCAAAAGCAATTGCATGCAGAACTATATAATGGATTGAGAGATGCTATTAATCAAGGAAATGTCATGACAAATTCAGTTGGTAGAATGACAATTCTTCCATTGTCTTATACTGGTGGACCACGATATCGTGTTCAAAATTACCAG GATGCAATGGCTATATGTCGATATGCTGGATATCCCAACCTATTTTTAACATTCACATGCAACCCAAAATGGCCAGAAATACAATTTTTCCTTGAAATTGTTGAAGGACAAAAAAGTGACGACAGACCCGACATCATTAGCCGTGTTTTCTCTATTAAGTTATGGGAGCTAATCAATGATATTAAACGTCAACAAATATTTGGTAAAGTCACAGCAG ttGTGTACActattgaatttcaaaaaagagGTTTACCCCATGCACACATATTAGTGTTCTTACATTCCGAAGATAAAATACAAACACCATCTAAGATTGATAATACCATATCCGCAGAAATTCCGGATAAAGATATTGACCCTATTACTTTTAGTGTAGTTGAACGATTTATGATACATGGACCATGtggtattttaaataaaaaatctccaTGTATGGTTAATGGAAAATGTGGGAAGCACTATCCAAAGAGATTTCATGATAAAACATCAATAGATGAAGATGGGTTCCCTATATATATGCGACAAAATGGTGGTCGATATATCTTGAAGAATGGTAGCCAACTTGATAGTCGGTATGTGGTCCCATACAATAGACATCTTTTGATAAAAGATGATGCCCATGTTAATGTTGAGCTTTGCAATCGTTCTAGAGCAATTAAATATCTTTTCAAATATATCAACAAAGGTCCTGATCGAGTTAGAGTAGTCATCTCTAATGTAGAAAACTTTGATAACAGTTCaacaagttcaatgcacttttgTGATGAAATTAAAGAGTATCTTGATT GTTTGCTTTGGGAATCTAATTCGAAGTTACTTTCTGAAGATATTTTATACAGGAAACGCCGACTACTAAACTTTCTCGACCTCCATTTGGAAGATTACAAAGGAATTGCCATTCCCAATAGCAAT TTGCTACACGGTCTTAATTCAGATCAAAAGGCAATTCATGATTTTGTGCTTCAATCAATTACCTTGAACTTTGGAAAGTTATTCTTTGTGTATGGTTCTGGTGGAACGGGAAAAACTTACCTTTGGCGAACACTACTTGCAAAATTAAGATCAGAAGGTAAGATTGCTCTAGCTATTGCAACTTCTGACATTGCTGAATTAATTATGCAAACATCTTTAATTATTTGGGATGAGGCACCCATGGCCAACAAATATTGCTTTGAGGCAGTAGATCGATCACTTCGTGATATTATGAAAGGAATCAAAGAAGACTACGGTTTGAAACCATTTGGTGGAATAACTATTGTATTAGGTGGTAACTTTCGTCAGATTTTACCTGTAGTTCGAAAAGGTGATAGGCATGATATGATCCAAGCTTGCATAAAAAATCCATATCTTTGGAATTCATGTGAGGTTCATTTGATACGTCAAAATATGCGTCTACAATCAAATGAGTTGGACTCAATCTCAAAAGATGCAATGCAAAACTTCGCAGATTGGATACTTGATGTAGGTGATGGAAAACAATGCTCGAATATCGGAGAATCATGGATATCAATAGAACAAAACTTGATGCTCCCAAAATCACATGATGATTTTCAATCTATAGTTGACGCTATTTATCCAAATTGA